The genomic interval TTTCTTAAATATGGTGAAAAAGTTTACTGTTCCATGCGATTTCGGAGGTACAAGAGCACCTTTTACTATATATATCGGTGAACCTGAATCTACGCACCACCCTCTTCATTTTCAGGCAGAATGGCTTGGTAAGAACCGTGGCGGTAACATACCCGCTGATATAATGGATAGTATAGCCAAGCTATATGAATTATCGAAAAAGAATAACGTATCATTTGAAGAGCTATGTGTTTATGCAATAAGTGATCAGGTGAATGATGATTTTGACGAGGCTCCCGTCCCATCATGATTGATTATGTTTTAAAATGATACGGCTACGTTTATAACAATGTATTTATTTTGTAATTGTCTTTGAACTAGTGTATAATAAAACAGTAGGTTGTTACAAAGGCAATGTATTTGATAAGGTTTACAGTTAGTGGACTTACAGGGGGCAGATGTTTTTTAATCGTTTTGCTTTTTTTATAAAAAAAAGCAACCAGAAAGGATTCAGCTTAATTGAGTTGTCGGTTATAATAAGTATTGCGGCAGCAAGCACTGTGGCTTTTCTTTCATGGACGCAGCCCGAAACCCTTACCGACGCACAAAATGCGGTAGAAACAAGAGCCAGAATGGATAGGATAGAAAAGGCTATAGAAGCCTTTCGTGTTGAGCGTGACAGGCTTCCTTGTCCGGCAGATCCGCAAATGCGTATAGGCAATACTCACATTCTGGGTACGAATGGCGTGGTAGGTACGGGTGGCGACACTTACGGTAATGACTTTGGAACCGAAGATCTTGATGAAACTCAGGAAACCTCAGGCACTGCCACATACGGTATTGATTGCCCTGTAAACATGGGGGCTGTTCCCGTCCAGTCGTTAGGACTGAGCAATGATTATATTAACGATGCATGGGGAAGGCGTTTTACTTATGCCATATCGCCGAAAATTTGCGGAAGAGATGCCGGTTTTTCGCTACCGGGTACCCTCGCCGAACAGGCTGCCAGCCGTGAAAATGGCTGTACACGTAACGACTATGAAAATAATTCCGGTGATATTGTAGTGACAGACGGCACTAATCCTTATACCACCGCTGCGGCATATGTTGTAGTCAGTCACGGCTCTAACGGTCTGGGAGCTTTCCTGCCCAGCGGTAGCCAACTTACCGCAGGGGCGGGAAATGAATTGGAAAATTCCGACGGATTGGAAGTGGGCGGAACTTATGACGGCAAATATGTCTTTGTAAAACAAGCAAAAAATACTACTTTTGATGATATAACCTCATTTAAAACCAAGATACAAATAGAAAGACTAACAACAAGGTCTAGTGCTAAACAAATAAGCGTTGCAGAATGTGAAACAAACTCTCAGCAAATTAAAAATATCACCTCTTCGCAAGCTAACTTCATGACTTCAGATATTACCGGTTACGACCATACCGCCGGAATATATAACACGGGCGAGCAAGTCGGGCTTGGTCTGATGATGGCGGTACAGGATATTTGTATCAGCTATTACGGATATCAGCCTCAGATTTTAAGGGGCGATACATGGTCGGGTGCTCAATGTCCGGGAAACAACGCAACTACCGTAGGAACGGGCGGCAACCACGCAGCTGAAACCACTTATTCATCTAAGAATAATGTTTGTACATGTGCCGATGATGCATGGGACGGCGGCTGTACGATGGATTGGTTCGCCGCAAGCGGTCTTACCGTAAGGGACAATATGGTTCTTTGGCTTGATGCCGATAGCCCTGAAACTGTTTTTGAAGACCTTGCATGTTCTGATATTGCCGAATACGGCGATGGTGTTGCGTGTTGGAGGGACAAATCAACTATCGGATTTAGTGCAACTCAAACTACGGCTGTAAACAGACCTGTTTACAGCCTATCAGGAACCATGAACTCTAAAGATGTTATAGTATTTCCGGGAATAGCAGGAAATAAACTTTCAATTCCCGATGACAATAGACTGGATATCACAGGTGATATGAGTGTTTTATTTACCCTTAATTTTGACGATTTTAATCAATGGACGGGAATACTCTCAAAAAGCAACAGTAACCAGCCCAACCCATATGACATATACACTACTACCTCGGGAGAACCTGCCAATTTGCGTTTTTTCAGGGGTAATGGTGTCGTAAATGGTTATGTTCAATCAAATACAAATATTTACGCAGATAATGATTATGTTTTTTCTGTAATAATGCAGGGAACCACAATAACGCACTATAAAAGCGGTGTAAAAAACGGAACGGGAACATATGGCGGTCCGACTCCGGCAGGCGGCTCTACCGCCCTTGATATAGGCGGAAGAAACGATAATCTTACCCGTATGGACGGCGAAATGGGTGAGATAATCATTTATGACACCGCACTTACAGAGGCGAATCATAATATAGTTAGCGATTACTTAAGCGACAAATGGAATATATCCGCAATACCTATTTCAGCAACCTTATCGGCACAGCCGGTATTATGGTTAGATGCCGATGATGAGGCAACATTCTACCAAAGCAACTGTACGACAAGAATCACCTCAGGTTCATTAGGCTGCTGGATGGATAAATCACCTTCGGGGTTCAATGCGGTTCAAACAACTGCCGGAAATCAGCCGTCCTTTATAAAAGAGCCTACTATGAATTACAGGAGCGTTATTAAGTTCCAAACAGATGACTATATGGAAGCCAATGGAGTTGCCGGCGTATTTAGTAATGATTTTTCATTATTTGTTGTTGGCGACTTCGCAGTAGGTAGTGCTTCTAACAGCAGTATAATCTCGGTAAACGACTATAGTGGCCCTACAGCTGGAGATGATGTATTTAGAATAAGATATAGCTCAGCCCAGACAGACATAAACTTAAGTGCCGACAATATGCAAGAGGCGGGTACTTCTTATCAGGTAACTAACGGATTTAGTTTAGCTGAAGATTCATTCATAATGAGTTTGGTATTCGATAGCTCGTTAACCGGTACAAATTTTGATTTTTATTATAATAGCGTTGGAAAAACATCGCTAACTTATGAGCCTACCAACCCTAATACCGCAGATAGGTTTGTTATTGGGGCAGATTACGACGGAACAACGGTTGGCAGATATCTTAGTAATGGATTTGTAGGGGAAATAATAATTTATGACCAGCCGCTAGACGATGTAAACAGAAAAATAATTGAAACCTACCTATCGGATAAATGGAACGTAGAAATTGATAACTAAGAAACATTATGACAAACGTAATTAGAAGCATCAATCAAAAAGGATACACACTGGCAGAGCTTGCCATATCAACTTCTATACTTGCTATGCTTGCTGTCGGCGGTCTTTCTATTATGGGAAAGAAGAATGAGGCTGATAATTTAAAAGAAACCTATATGAAGCTAGAAAAAATAGAGGCGGCTTTGGAATCTTTTATCAGAGTTAACCTTAGAGTTCCATGCCCTGCCGGCCCGCAACTTTCAAGCGATAATAGCACAAACAACAGTCACCAATTTTTCGGTTATGAAGTTGCATATAATAACACACAAGCCGACGGGGACGATTCTGATTTTGAAGAATGTGACAATGATGCGGCAGATGACGGCAATGGCGATTCCGATCTAAATGACGATGGAGTAGTGAACGCAAACGATCTTTTGGCAAATGCCACAGGTGCAGTGCCTGTTAGAACGTTAGGTTTACCTGATGACTATATGTATGATGGCTGGGATAGAAAATTTACATACCGTATAGCAAAAGGTGCCGGGCTTTCAGAAGACTTTGATGTGTCTACTTTTCATGGCGATATAGGTATTATGGACAGGAAGGGTATCCACAAAACAGATATTAACAACCTTCCTCCGAACAATAACGGAGCCATCTACGTTATTATTAGTCACGGTAGTAACGGTAAGGGTGTTGCTTGGGGTAAAAACGCTACCACTGCTCCTGCTCCGGCATCCGGTGTTGAAGGTCAGAATACAAATCATACTTCTAAGAACTATATACAATCTCCTAAAACGGATACTTTTGATGATATTGTTGAATTCGGTCTTAAAAAAGATGTTTTAAGACCTTTTAATGTAACATCACCTGTGGACGTATCCCCGCTAACATGTGAAAATGCTACGGAGTTGATTGAAAAAGGTCGCACTACATTAAATACTTTAGCCGGCAATACCTCAACGACATTAGCCGATCAGATATTTAACAATGCTTTAATACTATCCGAGTTATGTGATAGTGCTCCTACTGAAATAAAATTGCCAAGTTCATTCAGGGGGCTGGTTTTGTGGTTAGATGCCGATGATAGTAATACGGTACATGAATTATCTACATGTAATGACACGGCAGAAAACGGTGACGAGGTTCAATGTTGGCTTGATAAATCCGACAACGGAAATAATGCGATAAGCACCACCGGTCCGGATTATGATATATATGATCCTATCGGTGATACGGGGGGAATGAATAACAGGAATGTACTGGTTGCCAATGATGATGCCGGTTCCGACTTCTTAAGGATAGCGGAAAATCCTAATAACCCTAGTCTTGATTCAATCCAGAATAATACGTTCTTCTTTGTAGGTCAGGTTGATTCGGTTCCGACATCTCCATCTGCCTCGTCTATTTTGAGTAAAGTACAAAACCCCGGCACAAGACACTTTCAGTATGGTCTGAGTAGCTTCACAGGGCAGTTATTTATTGATAATAGCAGCACCCTTTCTTCCAATAGTCAGGTTCCGGTAGGCAGACCCGTACTATATTCATGGAGAGTTAATCTCGGACAGAATGTTAATTATTATATGGACGGTGAAGAACTAGCTCAATCTTCAGGTGCTGTTTTGGGAAGCCTCGTGTTAAATGATGAGGATGTTTATTTGTTCTCCTCAAATCCCGGAAGTGCCGAACTTCTTGATGCAAAAATAGGTGAGATAGTGCTATACAATACGACCCTGTCTAATCAGGAGCGTAGCTCGCTTGAAGTATATTTATCGGATAAATGGAGCATAGACCTAAACAACACAAACAGCGAGCTATGCCCTCCGGGTATGGAGTTTATACGCAATCAGGAGCGTCCTGAAGGAGCCTGCCAGTGCGTTACCGACAATAACGTTTTGGTTCAAGAGCTATCCAGTGGCAGTGCATGTTTGTTCGGGCAGAACAAATTTAACACCTGTGCAGCTATATATTCCGGTTCTCCGACTTATACCAATCCGCCGTCAAGTTCCGGTCAGGTGCTATGGCTAGATGCAAATGATTGTACTACGATTACTTTAGACGGTTCGTCAGCTCAGGTGACGTTATGGGAAGATAAAAGTGCAAATGAATTTAATGCCGAACAAACCGTAACAAGCCGTATGCCTCTTTACAATCAAGATGGTACAAACGGTTTGGACACAATTGACTTTGACGGTACTAATGATCACCTCACTTTAGGTAGTAATTACATTTACAGTGCAAATGACGGTCTAAATATTTTCGCTGTAGCAGATAGTTCAAAATCTTCATCTACGGCTAAAGGATATATAGTTGATTTCGGTAATGCTGAAACTTTAGGATACGGCTTAAGCTTTATAGAAAATGCTATAGACCCTTATGCAACCGGTGCCGACCACATGAATAAAACCGACTTATTTACACCGAGCTATGCAATTTTACATATGAATGTTGACTTTACCAATCAAATGGTTATCAAAATAAATAGTACGGAATTAAAAGAAGAAAAAAAAGCTGCCACAACTACTGCACTTGGTAGCGGTCAGATTAATGAGGCAGCCACAAGAGGTGGTAGCCAAGGACCGGTTACAATTGGCGGGCAAAGCAAGACCACGTCTGATTCCGATAAATTCCATCTCGGTAATATAGGTGAAGTGATTATTTATGATAAAAAACTGACAACCAATGAAGCACTTGCCGTAGAAAATTATTTATCCGATAAATGGGCAATAAATAATAGTCCTGATGATATAGCTAGTCTTGAGCTATGGCTAGATGCAAGTGATACAAGCACCGTATTCGAAGATGCTTGCGGCGGAACTAAAGCAAACTCAGCCGATAGTGTAGCATGTTGGGAAGATAAATCGTCCAACACCAACAATGCGGTGTCAAGCGGCAGCAACAGGCCTACATTCGCAATCCTCACTGCTGACGGTGCATTTACAATTAATGTTATAGATGGTGGATTACCTGACGAAACCATGCCGGTGTTGAATTTTAATGCGGCTAGTTTCCAACGTATGACTATACCTAATCATTCAACATTAGATAGAGATAGTGATTTAAGTTTGTTTGTTTTATACGATACTGCGGCTGCCGGTGCAGGAGATCATTACATATTTACAAAATTCACAAATGCTAGCAATCATCAATATGGAATTTACTACACGAATGCCGGTGGTAAAAGAATGAGTTTTACACATAAAATAGGCGGCGTAACAGTCGAAACTACTGCCGATTCTCCGTCAGGAGCGGGTAATGCACTAAGGCTTTATAGCGGAACCGTATCATCAACGGGAGCAGTAACAAGTTACTTTCAGGGGGCACAAAGCGGTGCGGGTACAAACTATAAAACTGCCACGTACACAACAGGTGCAACAGGTGGCGGTCAGTTAGTAATCGGTGATAGTGATACTGTAAACGGCAGTGAATTTGAAGGTCAAATGGCCGAGATAATGTTCTTTTCAGACGAACTAAGTGATTCTGAAAGAGAATATATCGAACAATACCTTTCTTCAAAATGGGGCGTTACAATCAATCAAAATTAAAAAATTAACTTTTTAATGTGACTTCCTTGCTCAAACGTGCTACCATTTCCAAAATTATGGATTACTTATAAGATAGTATGTTGGAGACGATGTGACAAAACAACAAGACCGTAACTTAAAATCCGCAATACGAAATTCTTCAGGCGGCGAGTCTGTTACTAAGACGGTCAGATTTAAGAAAAAACCGGAAGTTCTGAATATACCTCACGATACGGATATCAAAGCTGAAGAAGGAATTTCATATCAGGCATCTAAATATAATTACATGCAAACAGAAATTTATCCTAAAAAAGCAAAGCACTCATTAATTAATTATTATGTAAAAAACGGTAGTTCTGAAGAAGATGCTTTAAAAAAAATAAAAGAAGTTGCAGAAAGCCCTGACCGTGAAAAAATATTAGATAAAATAAAGCGTGAAAAAGAAATCGAAAAACTACAAAAAGATACGGAACGTTCCGAGAAGCTAAGATATTACAATCGCAAAAGTAATTTTACCAAACAACACTTGAAAAACGGTGCAAGCAACTTTGCTGAGGCTGAACAGATGGCTGACAGATCCATTGTTGCAGAAGATATGAAAATGGATCATGACTACACAAGTTTCATATTGGAGCAAAGGCAAAATCAGGAAAAGGACTGTTTTTGCACTATATCATAGATGTTTACCTCTGATTCTGATGATACTTATAATAAACTGCACACAATATTTTTAACTAAAATAATTTACATAAAGCATGATTCTGTTAGTATTTTCCGCTACTAATTAAGTGGTTTAATATTATATTAAGATTCCTATGCGTTTTTTTACTGCAATTATTGTTTTACTTATTTCGGTTATTTTAAGTAGTTGCGGTTCCGGCATTTACGATAGCGAACTTCTTGAAAGGCTTGACAAAAGACTGCCTCAATACAATGCAGAGTCGGCTTATAGGCAAAATATCCCGCATTACGGCAATGATGATAGCCTTCCGTTATACAAGCCCTCTTCTGATT from Pseudomonadota bacterium carries:
- a CDS encoding DUF2610 domain-containing protein, whose amino-acid sequence is MVKKFTVPCDFGGTRAPFTIYIGEPESTHHPLHFQAEWLGKNRGGNIPADIMDSIAKLYELSKKNNVSFEELCVYAISDQVNDDFDEAPVPS
- a CDS encoding type II secretion system protein; this translates as MTNVIRSINQKGYTLAELAISTSILAMLAVGGLSIMGKKNEADNLKETYMKLEKIEAALESFIRVNLRVPCPAGPQLSSDNSTNNSHQFFGYEVAYNNTQADGDDSDFEECDNDAADDGNGDSDLNDDGVVNANDLLANATGAVPVRTLGLPDDYMYDGWDRKFTYRIAKGAGLSEDFDVSTFHGDIGIMDRKGIHKTDINNLPPNNNGAIYVIISHGSNGKGVAWGKNATTAPAPASGVEGQNTNHTSKNYIQSPKTDTFDDIVEFGLKKDVLRPFNVTSPVDVSPLTCENATELIEKGRTTLNTLAGNTSTTLADQIFNNALILSELCDSAPTEIKLPSSFRGLVLWLDADDSNTVHELSTCNDTAENGDEVQCWLDKSDNGNNAISTTGPDYDIYDPIGDTGGMNNRNVLVANDDAGSDFLRIAENPNNPSLDSIQNNTFFFVGQVDSVPTSPSASSILSKVQNPGTRHFQYGLSSFTGQLFIDNSSTLSSNSQVPVGRPVLYSWRVNLGQNVNYYMDGEELAQSSGAVLGSLVLNDEDVYLFSSNPGSAELLDAKIGEIVLYNTTLSNQERSSLEVYLSDKWSIDLNNTNSELCPPGMEFIRNQERPEGACQCVTDNNVLVQELSSGSACLFGQNKFNTCAAIYSGSPTYTNPPSSSGQVLWLDANDCTTITLDGSSAQVTLWEDKSANEFNAEQTVTSRMPLYNQDGTNGLDTIDFDGTNDHLTLGSNYIYSANDGLNIFAVADSSKSSSTAKGYIVDFGNAETLGYGLSFIENAIDPYATGADHMNKTDLFTPSYAILHMNVDFTNQMVIKINSTELKEEKKAATTTALGSGQINEAATRGGSQGPVTIGGQSKTTSDSDKFHLGNIGEVIIYDKKLTTNEALAVENYLSDKWAINNSPDDIASLELWLDASDTSTVFEDACGGTKANSADSVACWEDKSSNTNNAVSSGSNRPTFAILTADGAFTINVIDGGLPDETMPVLNFNAASFQRMTIPNHSTLDRDSDLSLFVLYDTAAAGAGDHYIFTKFTNASNHQYGIYYTNAGGKRMSFTHKIGGVTVETTADSPSGAGNALRLYSGTVSSTGAVTSYFQGAQSGAGTNYKTATYTTGATGGGQLVIGDSDTVNGSEFEGQMAEIMFFSDELSDSEREYIEQYLSSKWGVTINQN